Genomic segment of Mucilaginibacter sabulilitoris:
TTGTAAAATAATAAAAAGTGCGCTTAAAGTATTGAAAATATTACCTTTAGGTATTTGGTCATTTGCCTTGTTATAGTTACTTAAAACTATACTTAATTTTTTAATGGCCCTGAAAAGCTGTGTTTGAACGGTACGGGGAGAGATATTTAAAATTTCAGCAACTTCCTTGTATTTCATGCCATCTTCCTTAATCAGCCTGAATACAATACGGCATTGCTGCGGAAGCGAGGTGATGGCTTTATCCATCCTGAAAATCAATTCCTTGTTTTCAATTTCCTTTTGTGGGTTAAAGGTATTTACAAATTCAACAGAATTGGTATCTTCAATTTGTACCAGGTGGATACTGGAATATTTTTTAATATGGTTTAACGACTGGTTTTTTACAGCCACAAAAAGATAGGTTTCGGGATTTTGTATCTCGGTTAAGGTTTTGCGGTTTAACCAGCATTTAACAAAAACATCTGAAACAATTTCTTCCGCAATTTCCCGGTGATTAACGTAAAGAATACAAAACTTAATCAGCGAATTGTTTAACAGATGAAAGAAAAGTTCAAAGGCTTTCTCGTCGTCATTATTGCAAATGAGTTTCCACAAATTTAATGTATCAACTTTCCTATCTTTCAACACCAAGATTTTTAATTAATCAATAGAATTTAAATCTTAATTTCAATGTAACAATAATAACACATTAAATATTAAAAATGAAATTTTATAAGCTAAGTTTGGATATTTATTAAAAAATTTTAAAAAGTGTAGGCAATACACTATCAAATATTGTCAATATAGTATAAATCAGTTAGTTCATGAAAAAGTTGTTTACAATGATCTTTTTAAGCTTTTGCAGTGCCGTTTTAATGGCGCAAAAGCACAATGTTTCCAAGCAATATGTGCCACCCGGCGATCCGCTGGTTGAACAAAAATTAATGCAATGGCAGGACCTTAAGTTCGGGCTCTTTATGCATTGGGGAACCTACAGCCAATGGGGCGTGGTGGAAAGCTGGAGCATTTGCCCCGAAGATGAAGGTTGGACACAGCGGCGAGGACCTTACAGCGCTACATACAATGGATATAAAGCCGCTTATGAAAACCTGCAAACTACCTTTAACCCGGTAAAATTTAATCCCGAGAAATGGGTTAAAGCCGCAAAAGATGCTGGCATGAAGTATGTAATATTTACCACCAAACATCACGATGGTTTTTGCATGTTTGATACAAAGGAAACAGATTATAAGATCACCAGTACCAAAACACCTTTTTCATCAAATCCACGGAGTAACGTAACCAAAGAGATATTCAATGCTTTTCGTAAAGATAATTTCATGATTGGTGCTTATTTTTCAAAACCCGACTGGCATACAGAAAATTACTGGTGGCCATACTTTCCGCCTAAAGATCGTAACGTAAACTATGACCCGAAGAAATATCCGGAACGCTGGCAAAAATTTAAAGATTTTACTTATAATCAGATTGGTGAGTTGATGACTGATTATGGCAAGGTTGATATCTTATGGCTTGATGGCGGCTGGGTTCGCCCCAAAAGCAGCGTTGATACCTCTGTTGACTGGCAGCGCGGTATAAGGTTTGATCAGGATATTGATATGCCTAAAATAGCGGCAATGGGCAGGCAAAAACAACCAGGACTTATTGTGGTTGACCGTACCGTATCCGGCCAATATGAAAATTACACCACACCGGAGCAAGAAGTACCCGAAGTGCCACTTGACCATCCCTGGGAAAGCTGTATCACCATGGGAAACTCATGGAGTTATGTTCCTGGAGATCATTATAAATCTGTTCAAAAAATTGTGCAATTGCTGGTGAAGATAGTATCGCGCGGAGGTAACCTGCTCATGAACATTGGTCCGGGACCTGATGGCGACTGGGATCCGGTTGCTTATGAACGTTTGCAAGGCATAAGCGCCTGGATGAAAATTAATGGTGAAGGTATTTATGGTTCTAAATCAGTTGCGCCTTACTCAACCGGAAATATTTTTTATACCAAAGCAAAAAATGACAAAGCAATTTATGCCTTTATGCTTTCGGATCAGGATAAGGTAGTGCTTCCGACAACCGTATCGGTTAAAGTGAGTAAACCAAAAAAGGTAACCTTACTGGGTAGCAATCAGCGTTTGAAATGGAAACAGCAAAATGACGAGGTAGTGATCAGCGTTCCGCAGGGTTTGCAAAACAATAGCGGTTTAAATGCGGCTGCCTGCTTTAAAATGGAATATTAATCAATAAAGTGTCTGACAAAAAAACTCATCAAATAGTTAAATAACCATAGCATTGCACTTGTTGCAGTGCTTAATTTTGAAATTAACACCCTACCAGATAATGGCAAAAACTTACCCCGCGGGCAAAACTTCATTTTTTAAATTTTCAATAACATCATTATTGTTTTCGTGCCTTGTTTTTCAAGGTATTACGACAAAGGCGCAAAGTAAATACGAATTAAATACGGGATGGAAGTGCACTCCTGTAGGCAATGTAAAGGATAAAGGAACTGAGATTTCGCAATCGGCTTACAATACAGCTGCCTGGATGCCGGCGGTTGTTCCCGGTACGGTATTAACCAGCCTGATAGCTGATAAAAAAGTACCCGACCCGTTTTACGGAATGAATAACGAGCAGATTCCAGACATATACAGAACCGGTCGCGATTATTATACTTATTGGTTTGTAAAGGATTTTAAAGAAGCCCAGCCACAGGTCGGCAACCAGGTTTACTTGAACTTCAGGGGAGTAAATTACAGCTTCGACGTGTTTTTAAATGGGCATAAGCTTAATGATAAGCCCCATAAAGGCATGTTTTTACGTCAATCTTATAATATTACCAAATGGTTAGCAAAAAATGGTAATAACAGGTTAGCTGTTATTGTTTATCCGCCCGATGTGGTAGGCAATCCAAATGGCGGCCAGGGCGGCGACGGAACCATTGCGAAAAATGTGGGCATACAATATACTGCCGGCTGGGACTGGATACAGCCCATTAAAGACCGCAATACCGGTATCTGGGATAAGGTAGTTATTGAACGTACAGGTGCTGTACGTATCAAAGATCCACATGTGGTTACGCTGGTACCGGGGGTAAGGCAAGCCGAAGGTCCTCAGCAATCTGCCATTATACAAGTATCTGCCGAGCTGGAAAATGCAACCGCGCAGCCTGTAACAGGTGAACTGAAATATACGCTGGATGGCAATACGGTATCAAAAAAGGTTACCTTAAAAGCCAATTCGGTTCAAGCTGTTCAATTGAACGACTATACATTAAAAAATCCAAAATTATGGTGGCCAAGTGGTTATGGTGTGCAGCATTTGTATCCTATGCAGCTTCAGTTTGTAGCAGGAACTAAGGTGTCTGATAAGGAAGATATTAAAATAGGTGTGAGGCAAATCACCACAGAGTGGAACACCCGTACAGAAAGCCGGCAGATCAATATTAACGGGCAGAAGATATTTATTAAAGGCGGCAACTGGATAGTGTCTGACGAAATGCTGCGTTTCTCAGACGCACGTTATGATGCCGAAGTCCGCTTTCATCGTGATATGAACCTGAACCTGATCAGGGTTTGGGGCGGTGCGCTGATAGAACGCCCGGAGTTTTATGAGGCTTGTGACAAGTATGGTATGCTGGTATTCCAGGATATGTGGGGATCGGGTGATTGTAACGGCCGCTGGACAGACCCCATGAAGCTTGAGGATCAATGGACCCGCCGTAAATACCCTGATGATCATGATCTGTATTTAAAATCAATTGAAGATCAGGTTAAACTGGTGCGTAACTATCCTTCATTGGCTATATGGTGTGGAGGTAATGAAATTACGCCCCCCGAAGACATTTTAACGGCCCTGCGCGATAACATAATGCCCAAACTGGACAATACCCGCTGGTTTATTCCGTATTCTAATTCCGAGGAAATGTCGCGCAATGTGGAGGGCGGCAATGGCGACGGGCCTTATGGCATACAGCCATTATCAACCTTTTGGGCGCATAAAACTTATCCTTTCAATTCAGAAGTAGGTTCGGTGGGTGTTGGTGATTATGAATCTCTGAAAAGATTTATGCCGGCTAAAAATATGGTTTTACCAGAGTATGATGAAGCTACACATAAAACCAAAGCCGATTCTGTTTGGGAGTATCATAAATATATTGGCTATGATGAATTTATAGATAAATACGGTAAACCCAAAGATGTAGAAGATTTTGCCACCAAAGCCCAGCTGGTAAATTATGACCAGTACCGCGGCTTGATGGAGGGTTTCAGTTCGCATATGTGGGATTGGTATACCGGTACCATTATCTGGAAAACACAAAACCCGTGGACGGCCTTACGCGGCCAGATGTATGATTATTATCTTGATCCTAATGCCTGTCTGTACGGCTTGCATAATGGCAGCGAACCTCTGCATATTATGTATGACCCAACTGACGGTATGGTTATGGTTGCCAATAATACCTTTAAAAGCCATACCAATATGATGCTGGTAGCTAAAGCTTATGATATGGATGGCAAAGAAAAAATGCTTACCCAGGTTTTTTCGGATGTTACACCAACCACGGTTAAACGTTATTTATCCCTCAAAAAAGCGGTTGATAATTTAGCTAAGGATAAGGGAGCGTTTTTATGCCTGCAGTTATTGGATAAAGATAAAAAGACCATCAGCGAAAATATTTACTGGATGCCTGATGCAAATGGTAACTATTCCGGCCTGGAAAAAATGTCTAAAATAAATCTGGATGCTTCGGCCAAATATCTTGGCAGTGATAAGGTTGAGGTGACATTGAATAATAAAGGCAATGGTCCTTTGGCATTCTTCAATAGATTATCATTGGTAAATACCGATACCAAACAACGGGTATTGCCTGCGTTTTACAGCGATAACTATGTGTCGGTTTTACCTGGCGAAGAGAAAAAGGTGATCATTGATTATAAAGGCGCCGATAAATTAAATCTTTCGGTTGATTTAGCCGGCTGGAATGTGAACGAGAAACTTATACAGATCAATAAATAAAAATAACCCATAATGATAGCATTTGCTAAAAAAAATACCGCTTTTAAACTGGTATTCCTGTCCGTTTTTACACTGGCCTTAAGTGCCCGGGCACAGGATGCCGCTAAATTTCCGTTAATACCTTATCCAAGCCAGTTAACGGCCGGCGAAGGTTCATTTGTTATCACCGGCAAAACAAATATTATAACTGCAAAAGAATTTACTAATGAAGCTGGTGAACTTAATACATTAATGCTAAAAGCTTTGGGCAAACGTTTGTTGATTGTAAAAGGTAATAAACCACGTGCCATTAAACTGGTATATGATGCAGCACTAACAGCCCCTGAAGCGTATAAACTAAATATAAGCAAGTCGCAGGTTATTATTACAGCTAAAGACCCTGCCGGGGTATTTCACGCTGTTGAAACGATCAGGCAATTATTACCGGTATCTGTCGAGAAAGGTATTGTCAGCAAGTCATTGACCTTACCTGCGGTAACCATCGAGGATCAACCCGCCTATGCATGGAGGGGGATGCACCTGGATGTTTCGCGGCACTTTTTTTCGATATCCTATCTGAAAAAGTTTATCGACAGGATGGCCTTATATAAAATGAATAAACTTCATTTACATCTTACCGATGATCAGGGCTGGCGTATCGAAATCAAAAAATATCCTAAACTTACCGAAGAGGGCGCTTGGCGTACTTTTAATAACCAGGATTCGGCTTGTATGAAACGTGCTAAGGATAATCCTGATTTTGTTATCGATAAAGAACATATTGTTCAGCGTAACGGTAAAACCATGTACGGCGGTTTTTACACCCAGCAGGAAATGAAGGGCGTAGTAGCTTATGCAGCAGCAAGGCATATCGATATTATTCCTGAAATTGATATGCCGGGTCACATGATGGCTGCCATTAATTCATATCCGTTTTTAACCTGCAATGGTGAAAACTCATGGGGTAAACTATTTACCAAGCCAATTTGCCCGGGCAATGAGAGCACATACGAGTTTGCACAAAATGTGTTCAGCGAGATCATGGATATATTTCCGTCAAAATACATCCATATTGGCGGTGATGAGGTTGACCGTACCACCTGGGGAGAATCCGAAGCCTGCAAGGCTTTAATGGCGCGTGAAGGCATTAAAGACCTGCCTGCTTTACAGAGTTATTTTATAAACCGCATGGAGAAATTTTTCAACTCCAAAGGGCGCAAGCTGATTGGTTGGGATGAAATTATCGAGGGCGGCATCAGTCCAACGGCTATTATTATGTACTGGCGTACCTGGGTACCTGACGCTCCGGTAAAGGCGGTTAAAAATGGCAACACTGTAATCATGACTCCGGGCGAACCGTTGTATTTTGATAATCAGCCAGATCAGTATTCTATTGACAGGGTATATCATTTTAATCCTATCCCTAAGGTTTTAAATGCCGAAGAAGCAAAATCTATCATAGGCGCCCAGGCTAACATCTGGACTGAAATGATCCCTTCTGAAAAGCGTGCCGATTACATGTACATGCCCCGCTTAACAGCGCTGGCCGAAATGCTTTGGACAAACCAGCCTGATAAATACAACTCTTATTTGCAGCGCCTTGTTAAGCAATACAGCCGGATGGATGCCATGAATATCAACTATCGTCTGCCCGATCTGCCCGGTTTGCTAAACCAATATGTATTTACTGATGAAGGCAGATTGAGCATTAGCAAACCATTACCAAGTCTAACCATACGTTATACAACTGATGGTACATTGCCTGATGTAAAATCACCAGAGCTATCATCGCCATTAAGTATAAAAAAATCAGAATTGATAAAGGTTGCCGCCTTTACGCCAAATGGTACCCGTGGTGATGTTTATAACCTTAACTATACCCAACAGCAAATGCTTGGTACAGTAAAAGTAGCGCCACCTAAACCAGGATTGGTTTGCAGCTATTATAAAGCGGCATTTAAACATACCAGCCTTATGCAGGATGCTAAGGTCGACAGCACTTTTACAACCAATGCCATATCAGTACCCGCAACGGTTAAAGCTCCGTCATTTGGTATTGCATATAAAGGATATATAGACGTACCTTCGGATGGTATTTACAGCTTTTATTTAACTTGTGATGATGGGGGCGTATTAAAAATAGGTCCAACCGTTACCGTGGATAATGATGGCAACCATTCGGCACAGGAAAGAAGCGGACAGGTTGCCCTGAAAATGGGGCTGCACCCTTTCGCGCTTGATTTTATTGAAGGCGGCGGAGGTTTTAAGCTTCTGCTAAAATATAGCTTAAATGGGTCAGAACCGAAGGAAGTACCGGGTGAATGGTTTAAAAATTAATAATCTGCCATGAAAAAAAATATCAGTTTAGTATTACTGTTTATTATTGTTGGTCTTCGGGTTTTTAGTCAGGCTCCCCCCAAACCTTATGGCCCTTTACCAACCCAGGGACAGCTTAACTGGCAGGAAATGGGTATGTATTGTCTTATACATTACGGCCTTGATACCTATACCAATAAAGAATGGGGCGATGGGAGTGAAGACCCCAAATTACTAAATCCATCACAGTTTAGCGCCATGCAGATAGTTGCCGCAGCCAAAGCCGGTGGCTTTAAAGGGGTAGTAGTGGTGGCAAAGCATCACGATGGCTTTTGCCTTTGGCCAACTAAAACTACTGATCATAACATTTCCCATAGCCCGTATAAAAATGGCAAAGGTGATATGCTGCGGGAATACCGCGAAGCCTGCGATAAATTAGGAATGAAGCTGGGCGTTTATTGCTCACCCTGGGACAGGAATAATGCAAACTATGGCACCCCTGAATATGTAAACACATACCGTGAGCAGTTAAAAGAACTTTATACTAACTACGGGCCGTTATTTATGTCATGGCACGATGGCGCCAACGGTGGCGACGGCTATTATGGGGGCAAGCGTGAAGTGCGTAAAATTGACCGCTCTACCTATTATGGCTGGCCAACTACCTGGGGAATTACACGCAAGCTGCAGCCCAATGCGGTTATATTTGGCGATGTTGGCCCCGATGTGCGCTGGGTAGGTAACGAAGAAGGTCATGCCGGCGAAACCAGTTGGGCTACTTATACCCCACATGCGCCGGATGAAGGCAAAGAGCCGGCTAACGGGTATGTAAAAGATTACGAGGGTACAGAAGGCACCCGCGGCGGTAAATATTGGATGCCTGCCGAATGCGATGTGTCATTGAGGCCTGGATGGTTTTACCACGAAGCACAAAATAGTGGCGTTAAATCGCCCTATACTTTGCTTGACCTATATTATAAAAGTGTAGGCCGTGGAGCAGCCCTTGACCTCGGTTTATCACCCGATCCACGTGGTATACTTAATGAGATAGATGTAAAATCATTAACAGAATTTGGCAACCTGTTAAAGCAAATATTTGCTGTTAATATGGCAAAAGGCGCAACCGTTACGGCCAGCAATGTTCGCGGAAGTAATAAAGCCAAATATGGGCCACAGTTTTTGCTTGACAATGACCGTTACAGCTATTGGGCTACTGACGATAAAGTAACCAACCCGCAACTGGTATTAGATATGCACACGCCGAAAGTGTTTAACGTAATAAGGCTGCGCGAAAATATTAAGTTAGGGCAACGTATCGATTCTGTAGCTGTTGATGCTTTTATAAATAATAAATGGCAGCAAATAGCAACGGCAACCAGTATTGGAGGTAACAGGCTTATCCGCTTAACTCAAAACGTTACCGCAAGTAAACTAAGGCTCCGTATTACCGGTTCGCCGGTGGCAATTGCGTTAAGTGATTTTGGTATCTATAAAGAGCCTGTACACTTATCGGCGCCAATTATTACCCGTAATAAAAATGGTGAAGTGGTTATAGGTACAGAGGCTCCTGTAAATGCTATACATTATACCTTAGGTGGCAGCGAGCCTACTATAAAATCACCGGTTTATGATAAACCCATATTGATTGGCAATGGGAAAACAGTAAAAGCGCGCGCGTTTGAAAATGCAAGTCTTTCAAGTGAAATTACCACGCATCAGTTTGGCATAAGCCCTAAAGACTGGACAATTATCGATGCTTCGGGTACAGATGGTGATGGAAAAAGGGCAGAGAATGCAATTGATGAGATTTCAAAAAGCTTTTTCAGTACACTTAAACATAATCAGGATACCATCGCCTTTCCCCAGCAAATAACCGTAGATATGGGTAAAGTGCAGGAAATAAAAGCATTTTCGTATTTGCCAAGGCAGGATAAGCAAGCCGAAGGAACAGTTGACCGTTATAATTATTATATAAGCAATGATGGTAAAGATTGGACGAAAGCTGCTTCGGGCGAGTTTTCAAATATAAAATCGAACCCTATTGAACAAATGGTAACATTGCCCCAGGTGGTTAATGCAAGGTATTTTAGGTTTGAGGCGGTACATGTAATTGCAGGCAACGGTATTACTGTGGCCGAATTAAGCGTTTATTAATAAACTATTAAGAGTACAGGTGTATGTTTGAAAAGAAATTATAAACCTCAGTACTATTTTCTATAAAATCACAAATGAAAAAACAAATTTGTTTAGCCGGATTGCTGGCACTATTTAGTTTAAACTCCTTTAGCCAGTCGCATCGGTCAAGCCCTTTAAAGAAAGTTGCCGGCTTAACCCAATATGTTGACCCATATATCGGTACAGGTTTTCATGGGCACGTTTTTGTTGGGGCCAGCGTGCCTTTCGGCGCGGTACAATTAGGCCCAACCAATATATCTCAGGGCTGGGACTGGTGTTCAGGTTATCATATATCTGATTCAACTATTATAGGTTTTCAGCATACTCACTTAAGCGGTACCGGTATTGGCGATTTGGGCGATATTTCATTTATGCCCACAACTGGTGCGGTAAAAGTTACAAAGGGCACTATAAAAGACCTGCAAAGTGGTTATACCTCACTGTTCAGCCACAAAGATGAAGTAGTGAAACCGGGCTATTATAAAGTAAAGCTAAAACGTTACGATATTGGTGTGGAGCTTACTGCCAGCACAAGGGTAGGAATGCACAAATATACTTTCCCGGCATCGAATGATGCGCATATTGTGATTGACCTGCAGGAAGGCATTGGCTGGGACAGGCCGATGGAAACCTACATTAAACAGGTTGGTAAGAACACCATTTGTGGTTACCGCTTTTCAAAAGGTTGGGCAGTTGACCAGCGTATTTATTTTACCGCTGTTTTCTCTAAACCCATCAAAACATTTGCTGTGTATGACAGCACCGCAAGCGCTACCGGCACTGAATTAAAAGGGCGTAAAGTAAAAGGTGTGATTAGTTTCAGCACCACTAAAGGCGAAGTGGTTTACGCCAAAGTGGGTATATCGCCGGTAAGTGCAGAAAATGCCATGCTGAACATTAAAACTGAAATACCGGGCTGGGATTTTGATAAAGTAGTTGCCGATGCTGACAAAGCCTGGAATACGCAGCTTCAAAAAATCACCATTAAAGCCGATTCACTGTCGCAGATGAAAAAGTTTTATACGGCTTTTTATCATACTATGATAGCACCGTCAGTATTTAATGACGTTAACGGCGAATATTGGGGAACTGATAAAAAGGTTCATAAAAATCAAGGATTCAATAATGTAACCACTTTTTCTTTATGGGATACTTACAGGGCAAATAATCCACTGTCAACTATCGTTCATCCTGAGCATACGAATGATATGATCAACTCCATGCTGGCAATTTATCAACAGCAGGGAAGCCTTCCGGTTTGGCATTTAATGGCTAATGAAACCAATTGTATGGTTGGCTATAGTGCCGTACCTGTGGTAGCCGATGCTTTATTAAAAGGCTATAAAGGGTTTGATGCTAACCTTGCCTATGAAGCCATGAAAACCACAGCTATGCAGGATGCACGTGGCATTAAGTTCGT
This window contains:
- a CDS encoding GH92 family glycosyl hydrolase, which produces MKKQICLAGLLALFSLNSFSQSHRSSPLKKVAGLTQYVDPYIGTGFHGHVFVGASVPFGAVQLGPTNISQGWDWCSGYHISDSTIIGFQHTHLSGTGIGDLGDISFMPTTGAVKVTKGTIKDLQSGYTSLFSHKDEVVKPGYYKVKLKRYDIGVELTASTRVGMHKYTFPASNDAHIVIDLQEGIGWDRPMETYIKQVGKNTICGYRFSKGWAVDQRIYFTAVFSKPIKTFAVYDSTASATGTELKGRKVKGVISFSTTKGEVVYAKVGISPVSAENAMLNIKTEIPGWDFDKVVADADKAWNTQLQKITIKADSLSQMKKFYTAFYHTMIAPSVFNDVNGEYWGTDKKVHKNQGFNNVTTFSLWDTYRANNPLSTIVHPEHTNDMINSMLAIYQQQGSLPVWHLMANETNCMVGYSAVPVVADALLKGYKGFDANLAYEAMKTTAMQDARGIKFVKKLGYIPADSTAESVSMGMEYAIDDWCIAQVAKKLGKQDDYAYFSKRGQYYKNYYDPKAGFMRGRLSETAWRTPYSPFISIHEHGDFTEGNGWQYTFLVPQDVEGLISLLGGQEKFNTKLDSLFIAQGDMGKFKSNDISGLIGQYAHGNEPSHPMTYFYAYSGQPWKTAEKVRYILNDFYTDKTDGIIGNEDVGQMSAWYVLSALGFYSVNPANGLYVFGSPVINEATLKLQGNKTFHVVVKNNGPQNKYINAMQLNGKTYNKTYFAHTDIINGGELVITMGDKPGTVWGVGDANKAVSELK
- a CDS encoding RNA polymerase sigma-70 factor, which produces MKDRKVDTLNLWKLICNNDDEKAFELFFHLLNNSLIKFCILYVNHREIAEEIVSDVFVKCWLNRKTLTEIQNPETYLFVAVKNQSLNHIKKYSSIHLVQIEDTNSVEFVNTFNPQKEIENKELIFRMDKAITSLPQQCRIVFRLIKEDGMKYKEVAEILNISPRTVQTQLFRAIKKLSIVLSNYNKANDQIPKGNIFNTLSALFIILQLFFINL
- a CDS encoding glycoside hydrolase family 2 protein, encoding MAKTYPAGKTSFFKFSITSLLFSCLVFQGITTKAQSKYELNTGWKCTPVGNVKDKGTEISQSAYNTAAWMPAVVPGTVLTSLIADKKVPDPFYGMNNEQIPDIYRTGRDYYTYWFVKDFKEAQPQVGNQVYLNFRGVNYSFDVFLNGHKLNDKPHKGMFLRQSYNITKWLAKNGNNRLAVIVYPPDVVGNPNGGQGGDGTIAKNVGIQYTAGWDWIQPIKDRNTGIWDKVVIERTGAVRIKDPHVVTLVPGVRQAEGPQQSAIIQVSAELENATAQPVTGELKYTLDGNTVSKKVTLKANSVQAVQLNDYTLKNPKLWWPSGYGVQHLYPMQLQFVAGTKVSDKEDIKIGVRQITTEWNTRTESRQININGQKIFIKGGNWIVSDEMLRFSDARYDAEVRFHRDMNLNLIRVWGGALIERPEFYEACDKYGMLVFQDMWGSGDCNGRWTDPMKLEDQWTRRKYPDDHDLYLKSIEDQVKLVRNYPSLAIWCGGNEITPPEDILTALRDNIMPKLDNTRWFIPYSNSEEMSRNVEGGNGDGPYGIQPLSTFWAHKTYPFNSEVGSVGVGDYESLKRFMPAKNMVLPEYDEATHKTKADSVWEYHKYIGYDEFIDKYGKPKDVEDFATKAQLVNYDQYRGLMEGFSSHMWDWYTGTIIWKTQNPWTALRGQMYDYYLDPNACLYGLHNGSEPLHIMYDPTDGMVMVANNTFKSHTNMMLVAKAYDMDGKEKMLTQVFSDVTPTTVKRYLSLKKAVDNLAKDKGAFLCLQLLDKDKKTISENIYWMPDANGNYSGLEKMSKINLDASAKYLGSDKVEVTLNNKGNGPLAFFNRLSLVNTDTKQRVLPAFYSDNYVSVLPGEEKKVIIDYKGADKLNLSVDLAGWNVNEKLIQINK
- a CDS encoding family 20 glycosylhydrolase, with protein sequence MIAFAKKNTAFKLVFLSVFTLALSARAQDAAKFPLIPYPSQLTAGEGSFVITGKTNIITAKEFTNEAGELNTLMLKALGKRLLIVKGNKPRAIKLVYDAALTAPEAYKLNISKSQVIITAKDPAGVFHAVETIRQLLPVSVEKGIVSKSLTLPAVTIEDQPAYAWRGMHLDVSRHFFSISYLKKFIDRMALYKMNKLHLHLTDDQGWRIEIKKYPKLTEEGAWRTFNNQDSACMKRAKDNPDFVIDKEHIVQRNGKTMYGGFYTQQEMKGVVAYAAARHIDIIPEIDMPGHMMAAINSYPFLTCNGENSWGKLFTKPICPGNESTYEFAQNVFSEIMDIFPSKYIHIGGDEVDRTTWGESEACKALMAREGIKDLPALQSYFINRMEKFFNSKGRKLIGWDEIIEGGISPTAIIMYWRTWVPDAPVKAVKNGNTVIMTPGEPLYFDNQPDQYSIDRVYHFNPIPKVLNAEEAKSIIGAQANIWTEMIPSEKRADYMYMPRLTALAEMLWTNQPDKYNSYLQRLVKQYSRMDAMNINYRLPDLPGLLNQYVFTDEGRLSISKPLPSLTIRYTTDGTLPDVKSPELSSPLSIKKSELIKVAAFTPNGTRGDVYNLNYTQQQMLGTVKVAPPKPGLVCSYYKAAFKHTSLMQDAKVDSTFTTNAISVPATVKAPSFGIAYKGYIDVPSDGIYSFYLTCDDGGVLKIGPTVTVDNDGNHSAQERSGQVALKMGLHPFALDFIEGGGGFKLLLKYSLNGSEPKEVPGEWFKN
- a CDS encoding alpha-L-fucosidase, translating into MKKLFTMIFLSFCSAVLMAQKHNVSKQYVPPGDPLVEQKLMQWQDLKFGLFMHWGTYSQWGVVESWSICPEDEGWTQRRGPYSATYNGYKAAYENLQTTFNPVKFNPEKWVKAAKDAGMKYVIFTTKHHDGFCMFDTKETDYKITSTKTPFSSNPRSNVTKEIFNAFRKDNFMIGAYFSKPDWHTENYWWPYFPPKDRNVNYDPKKYPERWQKFKDFTYNQIGELMTDYGKVDILWLDGGWVRPKSSVDTSVDWQRGIRFDQDIDMPKIAAMGRQKQPGLIVVDRTVSGQYENYTTPEQEVPEVPLDHPWESCITMGNSWSYVPGDHYKSVQKIVQLLVKIVSRGGNLLMNIGPGPDGDWDPVAYERLQGISAWMKINGEGIYGSKSVAPYSTGNIFYTKAKNDKAIYAFMLSDQDKVVLPTTVSVKVSKPKKVTLLGSNQRLKWKQQNDEVVISVPQGLQNNSGLNAAACFKMEY
- a CDS encoding alpha-L-fucosidase, whose product is MKKNISLVLLFIIVGLRVFSQAPPKPYGPLPTQGQLNWQEMGMYCLIHYGLDTYTNKEWGDGSEDPKLLNPSQFSAMQIVAAAKAGGFKGVVVVAKHHDGFCLWPTKTTDHNISHSPYKNGKGDMLREYREACDKLGMKLGVYCSPWDRNNANYGTPEYVNTYREQLKELYTNYGPLFMSWHDGANGGDGYYGGKREVRKIDRSTYYGWPTTWGITRKLQPNAVIFGDVGPDVRWVGNEEGHAGETSWATYTPHAPDEGKEPANGYVKDYEGTEGTRGGKYWMPAECDVSLRPGWFYHEAQNSGVKSPYTLLDLYYKSVGRGAALDLGLSPDPRGILNEIDVKSLTEFGNLLKQIFAVNMAKGATVTASNVRGSNKAKYGPQFLLDNDRYSYWATDDKVTNPQLVLDMHTPKVFNVIRLRENIKLGQRIDSVAVDAFINNKWQQIATATSIGGNRLIRLTQNVTASKLRLRITGSPVAIALSDFGIYKEPVHLSAPIITRNKNGEVVIGTEAPVNAIHYTLGGSEPTIKSPVYDKPILIGNGKTVKARAFENASLSSEITTHQFGISPKDWTIIDASGTDGDGKRAENAIDEISKSFFSTLKHNQDTIAFPQQITVDMGKVQEIKAFSYLPRQDKQAEGTVDRYNYYISNDGKDWTKAASGEFSNIKSNPIEQMVTLPQVVNARYFRFEAVHVIAGNGITVAELSVY